The Lysinibacillus pakistanensis genome includes a window with the following:
- a CDS encoding DUF7225 domain-containing protein: protein MTIYEQIKELLADKVNQIVTTAQVKEELQRKFNTNPGSVILSDYCYNRYNKGILFQKHLFQYITKSTYKYIGENFAYTGLIFHKPQKQNGELIVGEWRNGVKVLYDKPININTTPESLNIISTSQIVKLYEDYNEILKYEMSLLGCKPTELRHLIGRIGEFLCAIVTMGSLSKQTNQHGFDVISNGKKISVKTTAQSTGFITLNQNTFNAFDEIFVVQYSNEDFNTIYYGPKEPIQNIARKYENKYEVDINRIKAVYQEISKKNF, encoded by the coding sequence ATGACCATCTATGAGCAAATTAAAGAATTATTGGCGGATAAAGTGAATCAAATCGTAACAACTGCACAAGTAAAAGAAGAGTTACAACGAAAATTCAATACAAATCCAGGAAGTGTTATTTTATCGGACTATTGTTACAATCGGTATAACAAGGGAATCCTTTTCCAAAAGCATTTATTTCAATACATTACAAAAAGCACATACAAATACATAGGAGAAAATTTTGCATATACTGGCCTTATATTTCATAAGCCACAAAAACAGAATGGTGAATTAATCGTTGGAGAGTGGCGAAACGGTGTAAAGGTTCTATATGATAAACCTATTAACATTAATACTACACCTGAGTCATTAAATATTATTAGTACCAGTCAAATCGTTAAATTATATGAGGATTATAACGAGATACTAAAGTATGAAATGAGTCTCCTTGGCTGTAAACCTACAGAATTACGTCATTTAATTGGACGAATTGGTGAATTTTTATGTGCAATCGTTACGATGGGCAGTCTCTCTAAACAGACGAATCAACATGGGTTTGATGTCATCAGTAATGGAAAAAAAATTAGTGTAAAAACCACAGCACAAAGCACAGGTTTTATTACCTTAAATCAGAATACATTTAACGCATTTGATGAAATTTTTGTTGTACAATACAGTAATGAAGATTTTAATACTATTTATTATGGACCTAAGGAGCCAATACAAAATATTGCTAGAAAGTATGAAAATAAGTATGAGGTAG
- a CDS encoding radical SAM/SPASM domain-containing protein: MRTFKKVYIEITSVCNLACSFCPPTARAKGLIKVEQFNHILDEIRPHTKYIYLHVKGEPLLHPRIDQLLDAAHAKGFKVNITTNGTLIKKNREKLLGKPALRQINFSLHSFDGHEGSENREKYLGDILDFVRAAREYNTIISYRLWNLQKDHVSEIAARRNRETLEVLENEYHLDYHIEEKVQPGKGVKIAPNIYLNQDHEFRWPSLLAPEDEGKGFCHALRSQAAILVDGTVVPCCLDGEGVINLGNVHEKSFGEIVEGERANNIVDGFSRREAVEELCRKCGYRQKFGME, encoded by the coding sequence TTGAGAACATTTAAAAAGGTTTATATAGAGATAACAAGTGTCTGTAATTTAGCCTGTAGCTTTTGTCCGCCAACTGCCCGTGCAAAGGGTCTGATAAAAGTAGAACAATTTAATCACATACTGGATGAAATACGTCCGCACACAAAATATATTTATTTACATGTAAAGGGAGAGCCACTGTTACATCCTCGAATTGACCAGCTGCTTGATGCTGCACATGCAAAGGGTTTTAAAGTGAATATTACAACAAATGGGACGCTGATTAAAAAGAATCGTGAAAAGCTACTAGGAAAACCAGCCTTACGTCAAATCAATTTCTCTTTACATAGCTTTGATGGACATGAGGGATCAGAAAATCGGGAAAAATATTTAGGAGATATATTGGATTTTGTTCGTGCTGCGCGAGAATACAATACAATTATTTCCTATCGTTTATGGAATTTACAAAAGGACCATGTCTCTGAAATCGCTGCCCGTAGAAACCGTGAAACATTGGAAGTTCTAGAGAATGAATACCATCTAGACTATCACATAGAAGAAAAAGTGCAGCCTGGTAAAGGTGTAAAAATTGCTCCTAATATTTATTTAAATCAGGATCATGAATTTAGATGGCCAAGCTTACTTGCTCCTGAGGATGAAGGCAAGGGTTTTTGCCATGCACTTCGAAGCCAGGCTGCTATTTTAGTGGATGGTACTGTTGTGCCATGCTGTCTAGATGGTGAGGGTGTCATTAATTTAGGGAATGTGCATGAGAAATCCTTTGGTGAAATTGTGGAAGGAGAACGTGCAAATAATATTGTCGATGGATTTTCACGGAGAGAAGCGGTCGAGGAGCTTTGTAGAAAATGCGGATACCGCCAAAAATTCGGTATGGAATAA